One genomic region from Rothia dentocariosa ATCC 17931 encodes:
- a CDS encoding putative quinol monooxygenase, protein MIGVYAGVSVKPEHVEEFLASVPALVEASRKDAGNISYDFGPATGETPAGEPRAFAFIERWESQQALEAHMATEHFGTAVKTWEPLLAAELDVRIFEM, encoded by the coding sequence ATGATTGGTGTTTATGCAGGTGTTTCGGTCAAGCCCGAGCACGTTGAAGAATTCCTGGCATCCGTCCCCGCCCTCGTCGAGGCATCGCGCAAGGATGCGGGCAATATCAGCTACGATTTCGGCCCCGCCACCGGTGAGACCCCTGCGGGTGAACCGCGCGCCTTCGCATTCATTGAGCGTTGGGAATCACAACAGGCACTCGAAGCGCATATGGCGACTGAGCATTTCGGCACCGCTGTGAAAACCTGGGAGCCGCTGCTCGCCGCAGAGCTGGACGTGCGCATCTTCGAGATGTAG
- the ilvD gene encoding dihydroxy-acid dehydratase: MPELRSRTSTHGRNMAGARALWRATGMGDDDFGKPIIAIANSYTQFVPGHVHLKNMGDLVAGAIREAGGVAKEFNTIAVDDGIAMGHDGMLYSLPSRDLIADSVEYMVNAHRADALVCISNCDKITPGMLLAAMRLNIPTIFVSGGPMESGEGVEGVVEHRLDLVDAMVMAVDDSVSDTALAQIEKNACPTCGSCAGMFTANSMNCLNEAIGLALPGNGTTLATQIARKELFLQAGKRIVGLAKRYYEQDDESVLPRSIATKEAFENAMALDVAMGGSTNTVLHSLAIAHEAGADFTLDDIDRISRKVPCLAKVAPNSTKYHIEHVHRAGGIPALLGELNRAGLLHKNVHSVHADSLDEWLAEWDIRSGTASEQAQELFLAAPGGVRTTQAFSTANKYESHETDAENGCIRAVEHAYTKDGGLAVLRGNIAQNGAIIKSAGIDEELFHFVGKAFVVESQDEAVFEILSKHVKPGDIVVIQYEGPKGGPGMQEMLYPTSYLKGLGLGKSCALITDGRFSGGTSGISIGHVSPEAAAGGAIGLLETGDEIEIDVHNRILRANVPDEVLEARRKAKGALPWKPTKPRERQVSNALKVYGMLAASADKGGVRILPEGI; this comes from the coding sequence ATGCCCGAATTACGCTCACGCACCTCAACTCACGGTCGCAATATGGCGGGTGCCCGCGCTCTATGGCGCGCAACCGGCATGGGTGATGATGATTTCGGCAAACCGATTATTGCGATTGCCAACTCTTACACCCAGTTCGTACCCGGTCACGTGCACCTGAAAAATATGGGCGACTTGGTGGCTGGCGCTATTCGTGAGGCTGGCGGCGTGGCGAAAGAATTCAACACCATTGCGGTTGATGACGGCATTGCGATGGGCCACGACGGCATGCTCTATTCCCTGCCCTCACGCGACCTCATTGCCGACTCGGTCGAATACATGGTGAACGCTCACCGCGCGGATGCGCTCGTATGTATCTCGAACTGCGACAAGATCACCCCCGGTATGCTCTTGGCGGCGATGCGCCTGAATATCCCCACAATTTTCGTTTCGGGCGGCCCTATGGAATCCGGCGAGGGCGTTGAAGGCGTTGTGGAGCACCGCCTGGATCTGGTGGATGCGATGGTCATGGCGGTGGACGATTCCGTGAGCGATACCGCGCTCGCCCAGATTGAGAAGAACGCCTGCCCCACGTGTGGTTCATGCGCGGGCATGTTTACCGCAAACTCCATGAACTGCCTGAACGAGGCGATCGGTCTGGCACTGCCCGGCAACGGTACCACGCTTGCGACCCAGATCGCGCGTAAAGAGCTGTTTTTGCAGGCGGGTAAGCGCATTGTTGGCCTGGCGAAGCGCTACTACGAGCAGGATGACGAGTCCGTTCTGCCCCGTTCAATCGCCACCAAGGAAGCCTTCGAGAACGCTATGGCGCTGGATGTGGCCATGGGCGGTTCCACCAATACCGTGCTGCACTCCCTGGCTATTGCGCATGAGGCCGGCGCTGACTTCACGCTGGACGATATCGACCGTATTTCGCGTAAGGTGCCCTGTCTGGCGAAGGTTGCACCGAACTCTACGAAGTATCACATTGAGCATGTGCACCGTGCGGGCGGTATCCCCGCGCTGCTGGGCGAGCTGAACCGTGCCGGGCTGCTGCACAAGAACGTTCATTCTGTTCATGCGGATTCGCTGGATGAATGGCTTGCCGAATGGGATATCCGTTCCGGTACCGCGAGCGAGCAGGCTCAAGAACTGTTTCTTGCCGCACCCGGCGGGGTGCGTACCACGCAGGCGTTCTCGACCGCGAACAAGTACGAGTCACATGAGACGGACGCCGAAAACGGGTGCATTCGCGCTGTGGAGCATGCTTACACGAAAGACGGCGGTCTGGCGGTTTTGCGCGGCAATATCGCCCAGAACGGTGCGATCATCAAGTCCGCCGGTATTGATGAAGAACTTTTCCACTTCGTGGGTAAGGCATTTGTGGTTGAGTCGCAGGATGAAGCCGTGTTTGAGATTCTGTCGAAGCACGTGAAACCCGGCGATATTGTGGTGATTCAGTATGAGGGCCCGAAGGGCGGCCCCGGCATGCAGGAGATGCTGTACCCCACCTCATACCTGAAAGGCCTGGGTCTGGGCAAAAGCTGCGCGCTCATTACCGACGGGCGTTTCTCGGGCGGTACCTCAGGCATTTCGATTGGCCACGTTTCGCCGGAGGCTGCCGCCGGTGGCGCTATCGGCCTGCTGGAAACCGGCGACGAGATCGAGATTGACGTGCACAACCGCATCCTGCGGGCGAATGTGCCGGACGAGGTTTTGGAGGCGCGGCGCAAGGCGAAGGGCGCCCTCCCGTGGAAGCCCACTAAGCCGCGCGAACGTCAGGTCTCGAACGCGCTGAAGGTTTATGGGATGCTGGCCGCCTCTGCCGATAAGGGCGGGGTGCGCATCCTCCCGGAGGGAATCTAG
- a CDS encoding RNase H family protein, producing MGFSPAHIKRCTLTWEAPDYSTSYPAGYTTRGVAVIAVAEYTRKTKGYCYSTLTALVYISRENGERIVINQEPVVESCMHSLLDPCDVVHPKTLGRIVLNAWDVIPSDYTHHLVTVAADRHDLKLLFRNCEQLKKAMEYRAFEKVLDPYDNHSLGEVHVRLAGTDAAETMRYFQDRAEQLTEQMIADTLAEVPENQLVDYNVFTDCSFRATHNKKYLRGGRMGIAGVSEDGFYFHTHYDAVNIMTGELSAMLAAFHVFYHGGRRLIINTDSLGALTFLLRLAHSRWAFDYWVREGVQDARVIAEMEQLTAAIRAHRVIVKHVPGHTGHGLQESSDSVSKMHRHFPGQIVDKRHTVEFNRRCESIITALSGCKKAVRLPSPEWLQIKPSAIHTGNRMWR from the coding sequence GTGGGATTCTCACCGGCTCATATTAAACGGTGCACCCTAACCTGGGAGGCGCCTGACTACAGCACCTCATACCCGGCGGGCTATACAACTCGGGGCGTGGCTGTGATTGCAGTTGCCGAATACACCCGTAAGACCAAGGGGTACTGTTACAGCACCCTCACGGCTCTTGTCTATATTTCGCGTGAAAACGGTGAGCGCATCGTCATCAACCAGGAGCCGGTGGTTGAATCGTGTATGCATTCGCTTCTTGACCCGTGCGATGTGGTGCACCCGAAGACTTTGGGGCGTATTGTGCTTAATGCCTGGGATGTTATTCCTTCGGACTATACGCACCATCTGGTGACGGTTGCCGCCGACCGGCACGATTTAAAGCTTCTTTTTCGTAATTGTGAGCAGCTTAAGAAGGCGATGGAGTACCGGGCGTTTGAGAAGGTGCTTGACCCGTACGATAACCATTCGCTGGGTGAGGTTCATGTGCGTCTTGCCGGTACGGATGCCGCCGAGACGATGCGCTATTTTCAGGATCGTGCCGAGCAGCTGACCGAACAGATGATCGCTGATACGCTGGCAGAGGTTCCCGAAAATCAGCTCGTGGACTATAACGTGTTCACCGATTGTTCCTTTCGCGCCACCCACAATAAGAAGTATTTGCGCGGTGGGCGCATGGGCATTGCCGGGGTGAGCGAGGACGGCTTCTATTTTCACACCCATTATGATGCCGTGAATATTATGACCGGTGAGCTTTCGGCGATGCTCGCGGCGTTTCACGTGTTTTATCATGGCGGTCGCCGCCTGATTATTAACACTGATTCCTTGGGCGCGCTGACCTTTCTTCTGCGGCTGGCGCACAGCCGTTGGGCTTTCGATTATTGGGTGCGTGAGGGCGTGCAGGATGCCCGGGTTATCGCCGAGATGGAGCAGCTGACCGCGGCTATTCGGGCGCATCGGGTGATTGTGAAGCATGTGCCGGGCCATACCGGGCACGGTCTGCAGGAGAGCAGCGATTCGGTGTCGAAGATGCACCGCCATTTTCCGGGGCAGATCGTGGATAAGCGGCATACGGTTGAGTTCAACCGCCGGTGCGAGTCGATTATCACGGCTCTGTCGGGGTGCAAGAAGGCCGTGCGGCTGCCCAGTCCGGAGTGGCTGCAGATTAAACCCTCGGCGATACACACGGGAAATCGCATGTGGCGATAG